In Mangrovivirga cuniculi, the following proteins share a genomic window:
- a CDS encoding TonB-dependent receptor plug domain-containing protein, translating into MRVLVLISIFLISTPFLGLGQTDSVRVLNEVEVVSSPWEKFIPSHKKYTADSVIRSLVPYQDLASRLNYISPVHIRSYGVTGLTTISQRGFGGSRTKILWNGIDLQSLSNGSLNIGQIPAFFFDNMSLYSGGQSAVAGSAAIGGILNLKPINDKRRPANQSQIFLRAASFNSVSAGGKTNFSKGKHSGSIKLFYHLAENDYSFINTYKSGAPEERLSHANRESGSLAADYKFQLNDKVYLSTSFWGLYSDSQLPPLASKTMGSQEEQNDEYHRGAFNVSIEEKNFDLQLTTGVDHQNILYLNDATDLKSETVSFRWQNNFIYNYYLNKWTFNFTGKANREEVIFNNEGYPRKENRLTGEVLGFARYEPKAGTIITGGINQTLVENVKVPLTPSLSVLHQLNNLISAHGEISRVFRVPTFNDLYWRGAGAKGNPDLKPESGISGSFGVEINTVQITSFRSSLSVDLYSTSLNDQITWAPDFEGDWTPMNLQKVWSRGVEMESFSKMKFSQTEISVRLNYQLTRTSLMEDNSISDEYTGKKNQLFYTPEHVFGANISMKHSRWLLAIFNQYTGSQYTTLDNNERWSLDGWFLSDLSLAYAMPLGDHTMSFAGEVKNIFDTAYEVRRERIMPGRNYSLSINLILNH; encoded by the coding sequence AATTTTTTTAATTTCTACTCCCTTTTTGGGATTAGGTCAGACTGATTCTGTTCGGGTTTTAAATGAGGTCGAGGTAGTTTCTTCTCCATGGGAAAAGTTTATTCCTTCTCATAAAAAATATACAGCAGATTCGGTCATCAGATCCCTGGTTCCATATCAGGATCTTGCCTCCAGATTAAATTATATTTCTCCGGTGCATATTCGGTCTTATGGTGTTACTGGCTTAACGACCATTTCACAACGTGGCTTCGGAGGATCGAGAACTAAAATTTTATGGAATGGAATAGACCTCCAAAGCCTGTCAAACGGGAGTCTCAATATTGGGCAGATACCTGCTTTTTTCTTCGATAACATGTCTTTGTATAGTGGAGGGCAATCAGCAGTTGCAGGTTCGGCGGCGATAGGGGGAATTCTAAATCTTAAGCCAATTAATGATAAACGCAGACCGGCAAATCAAAGCCAGATATTTTTAAGAGCAGCAAGCTTTAATAGTGTTTCAGCAGGAGGAAAAACTAACTTTTCAAAAGGAAAACATAGTGGAAGCATAAAATTGTTTTACCATCTGGCTGAAAACGATTATTCTTTTATTAACACCTATAAAAGCGGGGCGCCTGAAGAAAGGCTTTCCCATGCTAACCGGGAATCAGGTTCCCTGGCAGCTGACTATAAATTTCAGCTGAATGACAAAGTATATCTTTCCACTTCCTTTTGGGGGCTTTATTCAGATAGCCAACTACCGCCTTTAGCCTCGAAAACAATGGGGTCTCAGGAGGAGCAAAACGATGAATACCATCGTGGAGCGTTTAATGTTTCAATTGAAGAAAAGAATTTTGATCTACAACTCACAACAGGGGTAGATCATCAAAATATTCTTTATTTGAATGATGCTACAGACCTCAAGTCGGAAACTGTGAGCTTCAGATGGCAAAACAATTTTATTTACAATTACTACCTGAATAAGTGGACATTTAATTTTACAGGAAAAGCAAACAGGGAGGAGGTGATCTTTAATAATGAAGGATACCCGAGAAAAGAAAATCGCCTGACCGGGGAAGTGCTTGGATTTGCACGCTACGAACCAAAAGCCGGCACGATCATAACAGGAGGGATTAATCAGACGCTTGTAGAAAATGTTAAAGTTCCTTTGACCCCTTCACTTTCTGTATTACACCAACTAAATAATCTGATATCTGCTCATGGAGAAATCAGTAGAGTCTTTAGAGTACCAACATTTAATGACCTATACTGGCGAGGAGCAGGAGCAAAAGGCAATCCCGATCTTAAACCGGAATCCGGAATCAGTGGTAGTTTTGGTGTAGAAATTAACACAGTTCAAATCACATCCTTTCGATCTTCCTTAAGTGTTGATTTGTACAGCACCAGCTTAAATGATCAGATTACCTGGGCACCTGATTTCGAGGGAGACTGGACTCCGATGAATTTACAGAAAGTATGGTCGCGTGGAGTTGAGATGGAGTCATTTTCTAAAATGAAATTTTCTCAAACTGAGATTTCAGTGAGATTGAATTATCAATTGACACGAACATCCTTGATGGAAGATAATTCTATTTCTGATGAGTATACAGGTAAAAAGAACCAACTGTTTTACACACCCGAACATGTATTTGGTGCCAATATTTCTATGAAACACAGCAGATGGTTACTTGCCATTTTTAACCAATATACCGGAAGTCAGTATACCACTCTGGATAATAATGAGCGATGGAGTCTGGATGGCTGGTTTTTATCAGATTTAAGCCTGGCTTATGCGATGCCATTAGGAGATCATACAATGTCTTTTGCGGGAGAAGTAAAAAATATTTTTGATACCGCGTATGAGGTTCGAAGAGAACGAATCATGCCCGGTAGAAATTACAGTCTTTCAATAAACCTTATATTAAACCACTAA
- a CDS encoding YncE family protein yields the protein MKQLKFLFIALGIALTVACDNEDPQPSVSGKGILILNEGSFGNGNASLSYYSFSDASVTNNVFYNTNNFDLGDQAQGITTYDGEVFITVQNSGKIEVINSTDFTSISTVDSRLISPRYTYAGPEGIFVTDWNDGYNGWLKEIDPSSYEVIDSVETGAGPNEPAIVNGKIWVPNGGGFTTDSTVSIFNADLSLDKEIETGINPSFIVEDNAGNVWVVCKGKSWPADDTRRTSVYKFDSNGNFQEEILGPEGQYFNSVSYNSAEGLIYLGSSSGVHTLGQEKTSITQSFIDVQGVYGLEYDEINGLIMVGVSTGFTTDGEVHIFNEDGTFVKKETVGIGPNGFSYAQK from the coding sequence ATGAAACAATTAAAATTTTTATTTATTGCGCTAGGTATAGCGTTGACAGTTGCATGTGATAATGAAGATCCCCAACCATCGGTCTCAGGGAAGGGGATTTTGATATTAAATGAGGGGAGCTTTGGAAACGGTAATGCCTCATTATCATACTATTCTTTTTCAGATGCTTCTGTGACCAATAATGTATTTTATAATACCAATAATTTTGATCTGGGGGATCAGGCTCAAGGAATAACTACCTATGATGGAGAAGTTTTTATAACTGTACAGAACTCTGGTAAGATTGAGGTGATTAACTCTACCGATTTTACTTCGATATCAACTGTTGATTCCAGGTTGATCTCCCCGAGATATACCTATGCAGGCCCTGAAGGCATTTTTGTCACTGATTGGAATGATGGATATAACGGATGGTTAAAAGAGATTGATCCATCTAGCTATGAAGTTATCGATTCTGTAGAGACAGGTGCAGGACCAAATGAACCTGCTATAGTAAACGGTAAAATCTGGGTACCGAATGGGGGAGGCTTTACAACCGATAGTACAGTTTCTATATTTAATGCTGACCTTTCTTTAGATAAGGAAATAGAAACAGGTATTAACCCTTCGTTTATAGTTGAAGATAATGCGGGTAATGTGTGGGTAGTGTGTAAAGGAAAATCGTGGCCAGCAGATGATACCAGGCGAACTTCAGTATATAAGTTCGACAGTAACGGGAATTTTCAGGAAGAAATATTAGGTCCGGAAGGCCAGTATTTTAATTCTGTATCATATAATTCGGCAGAAGGATTGATCTACCTGGGTAGCTCTTCGGGAGTTCATACTTTAGGCCAGGAAAAGACCTCAATAACACAATCTTTCATCGATGTTCAAGGTGTCTATGGATTGGAATATGATGAGATTAATGGATTAATAATGGTTGGAGTTTCAACAGGATTTACCACAGATGGAGAAGTTCATATATTTAATGAGGATGGTACTTTTGTGAAGAAAGAAACTGTTGGAATCGGTCCTAATGGATTTTCATATGCCCAAAAATAA
- a CDS encoding Dph6-related ATP pyrophosphatase — MPKNKNYISWSGGKDAALALYFAQKRGLNVDLLFTSIQASVNRVSMHGVRRELIKKQAASIGLPLHTVNLSPETSMESYRELMREETLRLKEKGYSGCVFGDIFLEDLKELREQQMKEVGLTAHFPIFERNKTKDLLLEWIDLGFKARVVCCSLQKLDKSFLGREIDYSFINELPENVDPCGENGEFHTFVYDGPIFMEPIDFELGEIVEKTYPASSPGAHDTQFGFIDMK, encoded by the coding sequence ATGCCCAAAAATAAAAACTATATAAGCTGGAGCGGCGGTAAGGACGCTGCTCTGGCTTTGTACTTTGCTCAAAAACGTGGATTAAATGTTGATCTGCTTTTCACTTCTATTCAGGCATCCGTAAACAGGGTGAGTATGCATGGAGTAAGAAGGGAGCTGATTAAAAAGCAGGCTGCATCAATTGGTTTGCCATTGCATACAGTTAACCTTTCACCGGAGACATCAATGGAAAGCTATCGGGAGCTTATGCGCGAAGAAACCTTGAGATTAAAGGAGAAAGGATATTCCGGCTGTGTATTTGGAGATATTTTTCTCGAGGATCTTAAAGAGTTGAGAGAACAACAGATGAAGGAGGTTGGGTTAACAGCTCATTTCCCGATTTTTGAACGAAACAAAACCAAAGATCTATTGCTGGAATGGATTGATCTTGGGTTTAAAGCCAGAGTTGTTTGTTGTAGTCTGCAAAAACTTGACAAATCTTTTTTAGGAAGAGAAATAGATTATTCATTTATCAATGAGCTTCCGGAAAACGTTGATCCATGCGGTGAGAATGGAGAATTTCATACGTTTGTTTATGACGGTCCGATATTTATGGAACCAATAGACTTTGAACTGGGGGAAATAGTAGAGAAAACATATCCAGCTTCAAGTCCCGGAGCACATGATACGCAGTTTGGATTTATCGATATGAAATAA
- the meaB gene encoding methylmalonyl Co-A mutase-associated GTPase MeaB, producing MDQANKRRKKRRLTKEEYLNGILSRDRFILSKAITLIESTRDDDRELAKDIIKEIPKKDDTIRIGITGVPGVGKSTFIESFGLKLIEEGYKIAVLTVDPSSRVTRGSILGDKTRMEHLSRNPKAYIRPSAAGTSLGGVANKTRETMLLCEAAGYDMILIETVGVGQSETMVKEMVDFFLLLMLSGAGDELQGIKKGIMEMADLVTITKADGDNVKQAERAKRTYKNAMHLFPPKPNGWIPQVTTSSAIKNEGMDDVLSVIKKFVSQNRESGHFEENRKSQNLYWFNTLISEELLDLFYKNSAVRQKISSIKSGVLSGNIDASAGKDKLLDIFLRNSL from the coding sequence ATGGACCAGGCAAACAAAAGGAGAAAAAAAAGGCGACTGACGAAAGAAGAATATCTAAATGGCATCTTGTCCAGAGATCGTTTTATCCTTAGTAAAGCGATCACATTAATTGAAAGCACGAGAGATGATGACAGGGAACTGGCAAAAGATATAATCAAAGAAATTCCAAAAAAGGATGATACAATCAGGATTGGGATAACCGGTGTCCCCGGGGTCGGAAAAAGTACATTTATTGAATCTTTTGGCTTAAAACTAATAGAAGAAGGTTATAAGATCGCAGTTTTGACCGTTGATCCGTCCAGTAGAGTTACCAGAGGCAGTATTTTAGGTGATAAAACAAGGATGGAACACCTGAGTCGTAATCCAAAAGCTTACATCAGACCTTCGGCAGCCGGTACATCACTTGGAGGAGTAGCGAATAAAACCCGGGAAACGATGCTTTTATGTGAAGCCGCTGGTTATGACATGATATTGATTGAAACTGTTGGAGTGGGCCAGAGTGAAACTATGGTCAAGGAAATGGTCGATTTCTTCTTATTATTAATGCTTAGTGGAGCCGGTGATGAACTTCAGGGAATTAAAAAGGGAATTATGGAAATGGCAGATCTCGTTACCATTACAAAAGCCGATGGTGATAATGTGAAGCAAGCTGAACGTGCCAAGCGAACATATAAAAATGCCATGCACCTTTTTCCTCCTAAACCAAATGGCTGGATTCCCCAGGTAACAACCTCCTCAGCAATTAAAAATGAAGGGATGGATGATGTCCTTTCTGTAATAAAAAAATTCGTTTCTCAAAACCGGGAATCAGGACACTTTGAAGAAAACAGGAAAAGTCAAAATTTATATTGGTTTAATACATTGATTTCCGAGGAACTTCTTGACCTTTTTTATAAAAACTCAGCGGTAAGACAAAAAATTTCGTCGATAAAATCAGGAGTTTTGTCGGGAAATATTGACGCTTCGGCGGGAAAAGACAAGTTACTTGACATTTTTCTTAGAAATAGTCTTTGA